A stretch of Bombus vancouverensis nearcticus chromosome 13, iyBomVanc1_principal, whole genome shotgun sequence DNA encodes these proteins:
- the LOC117161350 gene encoding putative glutamate receptor, translated as MRKILLLVMIHELLRPVRSVNGVIWDKKLQDFVPIFSIPAFAAVNNELLSQSRGEEIYDFQGRIVRFSYYEEKNLINSIGNGTRITGIIGEIWNILSEYLNFTIKPILTNEKSTGASDPDGIFRTGLLKYIADNETDVISRMEAHSKRLTITQMTMPLWKAEYRLYIEREVRHVPTWMVKLFSKRVWQAVLITYLLLSMCSYLSHKVETKIMLKKLQTGLNDHFFYNFGMICGQSFFPSSSTRSSRIIELWLGLFSCLIRTAFSALLIGYMTQTTFTPPFKDIESLLDNTSYKILTLNGSIPNIIIERGTTPIYKKVLDMKRYIVMNTIEEMYTKICTSNNPYTIFESEDLKKARGMYFCRLNPVGIPLFYSWIVPGISKTFTHRRSIDIGMLKLYEVGFIKLLKHRWIESKNVEKESLNVTEPIILEQVYLTLMIFIGGLLISFIILLFENIIFYCKIKKIS; from the exons ATGAGAAAGATACTACTACTCGTGATGATTCACGAATTACTTAGACCTGTTCGATCAGTGAACGGTGTGATATGGGACAAGAAACTACAGGATTTTGTACCGATTTTCAGTATCCCAGCTTTCGCAGCTGTAAACAACGAACTGCTGAGCCAAAGTCGAGGAGAGGAAATATACGATTTCCAAGGAAGAATCGTTAGGTTCTCTTATTACGAG GAAAAGAACCTTATCAATAGCATAGGTAATGGAACACGAATCACCGGAATTATAGGCGAGATCTGGAATATTTTGTccgaatatttaaatttcac AATAAAACCGATTCTGACGAACGAGAAGAGTACAGGAGCGTCAGATCCTGATGGCATATTTAGAACTGGTTTATTAAAGTATATTGCAGATAATGAAACAGATGTAATATCGAGGATGGAAGCTCATTCCAAGAGATTGACTATTACCCAGATGACGATGCCTTTATGGAAAGCCGA ATATCGGCTATATATTGAACGAGAAGTAAGACACGTACCTACTTGGATGGTGAAATTATTCTCCAAAAGAGTTTGGCAAGCAGTTCTGATAACATACCTTTTATTGAGCATGTGCAGCTATCTTTCTCACAAGGTCGAGACGAAAATCATGCTTAAGAAGTTGCAGACTGGCTTGAACGATCATTTTTTCTATAACTTTGGCATGATCTGTGGACAAA GCTTCTTTCCATCTTCTTCGACCAGAAGCTCAAGGATAATAGAATTATGGTTGGGTTTATTTTCTTGTTTGATCAGAACCGCTTTCAGTGCCCTTTTAATAGGCTATATGACGCAAACTACCTTCACACCTCCTTTCAAAGACATAGAATCTCTTTTGGATAATACTTCGTACaaaattttaactttaaatggTTCTATACCAAATATTATTATCGAG CGAGGAACAACGCCTATATACAAAAAAGTTCTTGACATGAAACGATATATTGTTATGAATACAATTGAGGAGATGTATACAAAAATATGTACATCCAATAATCCATACACAATATTCGAAAGTGAAGATTTAAAAAAAGCTAGAGGAATGTACTTCTGTCGATTGAATCCCGTAGGAATTCCTTTATTTTATTCATGGATAGTTCCCGGAATTTCGAAGACTTTTACACATAGAAGGTCTATTGATATCGg AATGTTGAAATTATATGAAGTTGGCTTTATCAAACTACTGAAACATCGCTGGATAGAGTCAAAGAACGTTGAAAAAGAGTCACTAAATGTGACAGAACCAATTATCTTAGAACAAGTGTATTTAACATTAATGATATTCATCGGTGGGCTTCTAATATCATTCATAATTcttttgtttgaaaatataatattttactgcaaaattaagaaaatatcctaa
- the mRpL45 gene encoding mitochondrial ribosomal protein L45, producing MIQRYRNAICIFGKYMQNNLPVMLGPINYPVPNDSSQQVRNIKKHFNPKYRKERGKKVIKIKLPTFDDDDDENNSKVRTKLKEAGILPQRNWSERPVFISSTPAIFDSYVAPEGDGKFSPINRTGAKQKFEFIEKKSKSFMALRKIKTYEDNYSSDTFRENLLNVYKKAHEALCRKDQDEILQYVTETAYPLMIHNVANKTIVWKFLESLEPARIVHARVTSLISRSNLFAQVTIRFHTQQLLCIYDRFGRLLLGSETVKKDVLDYIVFEKHISNVYGTWRIHGKIIPNWLTPNEISATTYILPKKKEEPSSSDSAVESVAQAVPPETLDEQHTDAKP from the exons ATGATACAAAGATACAGAAATGCAATATGCATTTTTGGGAAGTATATGCAG AATAATTTACCAGTAATGTTAGGTCCTATTAATTATCCAGTTCCTAACGACAGTTCTCAACAAGTCAGAAATATAAAGAAACATTTTAATCCAAAGTATCGCAAAGAAAGGGGAAAGAAagtcattaaaataaaattacctacatttgatgatgatgatgatgaaaaTAACAGTAAGGTAAGAACAAAGTTGAAAGAAGCTGGAATTCTACCACAAAGAAATTGGTCTGAAAGACCAGTTTTTATTAGCTCTACACCTGCAATATTTGATAGTTACGTTGCTCCAGAAGGTGATGGAAAATTTTCTCCGATTAACCGTACG GGTGCGAAACAAAAGTTTGAATTTATAGAAAAGAAGAGTAAATCTTTTATGGCCCTTAGGAAGATTAAGACATATGAGGATAACTATTCATCTGATACATTTAGAGAAAACCTattaaatgtttataaaaaagcACATGAAGCTTTATGTCG TAAAGATCAAGATGAAATACTACAATATGTTACAGAAACTGCATATCCT TTAATGATACATAATGTAGCCAACAAAACaattgtttggaaatttttggaATCTCTGGAGCCAGCACGTATCGTACATGCTAGAGTAACAAGTCTGATTTCAAGGAGCAATTTATTTGCACAAGTCACTATTCGTTTTCATACTCAACAG CTTCTCTGCATTTATGACCGATTTGGACGATTGTTATTAGGTAGTGAGACAGTGAAGAAAGATGTTTTGGATTATATAGTATTTGAGAAACATATATCTAATGTATATGGTACTTGGCGAATACACGGAAAAATTATACCAAATTGGCTAACACCGAACGAAATATCGGCAACTACTTACATCTTgccaaagaaaaaggaagaacccTCATCATCTGATAGCGCTGTTGAATCGGTTGCTCAAGCGGTACCGCCAGAAACTTTAGATGAACAGCATACTGATGCAAAACCATAA